The proteins below are encoded in one region of Corynebacterium felinum:
- the nrdI gene encoding class Ib ribonucleoside-diphosphate reductase assembly flavoprotein NrdI, with protein MHIVYFSSATGNTHRFVEKLGYPAQRIPIGRNEELSVDKPYVLIVPTYGGGASISHQNTKPVPPQVIRFLNNEHNRSLLRAVIAGGNSNFGTDFGRAGDEIAKKCNVPYVYRFELMGNDEDVEIVRKGLAENAGKLGLTPAL; from the coding sequence ATGCACATCGTCTACTTTTCCTCCGCCACCGGAAACACCCACCGCTTCGTTGAAAAGCTCGGGTACCCAGCACAACGCATCCCGATTGGCCGCAACGAAGAACTCAGCGTCGATAAGCCCTACGTGCTCATCGTGCCCACCTACGGCGGCGGGGCAAGCATCAGCCACCAGAACACCAAACCCGTACCGCCCCAAGTCATCCGATTCCTCAACAACGAGCACAACCGCTCGTTGCTACGCGCAGTAATCGCAGGCGGAAACTCCAACTTCGGCACCGACTTCGGGCGCGCCGGGGACGAAATCGCAAAAAAATGCAACGTCCCCTACGTGTATCGTTTCGAGCTGATGGGCAACGACGAAGACGTCGAAATCGTGCGCAAAGGCCTCGCTGAAAACGCCGGGAAACTTGGACTGACACCCGCATTGTAA
- the nrdH gene encoding glutaredoxin-like protein NrdH, with translation MSITLYTKPACMQCTATKKALDRAGLEYDLVDISIDDDAREFVMALGYLQAPVVMANGEHWSGYRPERISSLAVA, from the coding sequence ATGTCTATCACTCTCTACACCAAGCCAGCATGCATGCAGTGCACCGCAACCAAAAAAGCTCTCGACCGCGCAGGTTTGGAATACGACCTGGTAGATATCTCCATCGATGACGACGCTCGCGAATTCGTCATGGCCCTCGGCTATCTGCAGGCCCCCGTCGTCATGGCCAACGGCGAACACTGGTCCGGCTACCGCCCAGAGCGCATCTCCAGCCTGGCTGTCGCCTAA
- the ykgO gene encoding type B 50S ribosomal protein L36, whose protein sequence is MKVRKSLRSLKNKPGAQVVRRRGKVYVINKKEPRFKARQG, encoded by the coding sequence ATGAAGGTTCGTAAGTCCCTTCGGTCGCTGAAGAACAAGCCGGGTGCTCAGGTTGTGCGCCGTCGCGGCAAGGTTTACGTGATCAACAAGAAGGAGCCACGTTTCAAGGCTCGCCAGGGTTAA
- the nadE gene encoding ammonia-dependent NAD(+) synthetase: MKQPLIRHALHTSATIDPAEEITSRVDFLCNYLRYAHAEGFVLGISGGQDSTLGGKLAQLAVEKLRNQGTHAEFWAMRLPYGVQFDEHDCDIALNFINPDHTIEVNIKESTDALAADLAAQLGQKTLSDFNKGNIKARQRMVAQFALAGEKRLLVLGTDHAAENVTGFFTKFGDGAADLMPLFGLSKRQGAALLRELGAPESTWLKVPTADLEEDRPALADEDALGVSYTEIDNYIEGTGEVSSHAQARIEHLWDIGEHKRHLPVTPQDMWWKKTTESNNNE; the protein is encoded by the coding sequence ATGAAGCAACCACTGATCCGCCACGCATTACACACCTCAGCGACCATCGACCCAGCCGAAGAAATCACCAGCCGCGTGGATTTTCTCTGCAACTACCTGCGCTATGCCCACGCGGAGGGGTTTGTGCTGGGCATTTCCGGCGGGCAAGATTCCACCTTGGGGGGAAAACTCGCCCAGCTTGCGGTAGAAAAACTCCGCAATCAAGGCACACACGCCGAGTTTTGGGCAATGCGCCTGCCCTACGGGGTGCAGTTCGATGAACACGACTGCGATATCGCACTGAACTTTATTAACCCCGACCACACTATCGAGGTGAATATCAAAGAATCCACCGATGCACTCGCCGCCGACCTCGCCGCACAACTGGGCCAAAAGACACTGTCCGACTTTAACAAGGGCAACATTAAGGCCCGCCAACGGATGGTCGCCCAGTTTGCACTAGCGGGGGAAAAACGGCTGCTCGTACTCGGCACCGACCATGCTGCGGAAAACGTCACTGGGTTTTTCACGAAATTCGGCGACGGTGCCGCCGACCTCATGCCTTTGTTCGGATTGTCGAAACGCCAAGGCGCAGCCCTGTTGCGTGAACTCGGCGCACCAGAGTCCACCTGGTTGAAGGTCCCAACCGCTGATCTGGAAGAAGACCGCCCCGCACTGGCTGACGAAGACGCACTAGGGGTGAGCTACACCGAAATCGACAACTATATTGAAGGCACAGGCGAGGTTAGCTCACACGCCCAAGCCCGCATTGAACACCTGTGGGACATTGGCGAGCACAAGCGCCACCTCCCTGTAACCCCACAGGATATGTGGTGGAAAAAGACTACAGAGAGCAACAACAACGAGTAA
- a CDS encoding fructosamine kinase family protein, producing MLLRGPKGATRAEAAGLAWLAEASTQVVKVIDVNDEQIVTEKLIHTPPNPQDAFHGGQALAHIHNAGAQAFGSPPRGWEGGIFIGIQRQPCEPETQWAKFYTQQRVRPFLHRAQLVGNLDAAGAEIVEAALVRIEEENINAGEPVSRIHGDLWGGNVLFTTRGVVFIDPAAHGGHKLTDLAMLELFGFPYLDQFIDGYSSINPLPQGWEQQLCIHQLHPLAVHAFTHGPEYAAALVERAQRTLALLS from the coding sequence ATGCTCTTGCGCGGGCCCAAGGGCGCGACGAGGGCAGAAGCAGCCGGGTTGGCATGGCTTGCCGAAGCCTCCACCCAGGTTGTTAAGGTCATTGATGTCAACGATGAACAGATCGTTACAGAAAAGCTCATCCACACCCCGCCCAACCCGCAAGATGCTTTTCATGGCGGGCAAGCGCTCGCACACATCCACAACGCGGGAGCTCAAGCATTCGGAAGCCCACCGCGCGGCTGGGAAGGCGGGATCTTCATTGGAATCCAGCGCCAACCCTGCGAACCTGAAACTCAGTGGGCGAAGTTTTATACCCAGCAGCGCGTGCGCCCATTTCTTCACCGCGCCCAACTGGTGGGCAACCTCGATGCTGCTGGGGCGGAAATCGTCGAAGCTGCCTTGGTGCGCATCGAGGAAGAAAATATTAATGCCGGTGAACCGGTCAGCAGAATTCACGGGGATTTGTGGGGTGGGAACGTTCTTTTCACCACGAGGGGAGTGGTGTTTATCGACCCCGCCGCCCACGGCGGGCACAAGCTGACCGACCTCGCCATGCTGGAATTGTTCGGCTTTCCCTACCTAGACCAGTTCATAGACGGCTATAGCAGCATTAATCCTTTGCCTCAAGGCTGGGAGCAACAGTTGTGTATTCACCAACTCCATCCCCTGGCGGTGCATGCTTTCACGCATGGTCCGGAATATGCCGCAGCGCTGGTTGAACGTGCACAGCGCACCCTCGCTCTTTTAAGCTAA
- a CDS encoding pyridoxamine 5'-phosphate oxidase family protein codes for MEKPIITVLTKAECLEKIASVTLGRLVVRRKDDMDIFPINFVLDGEKIYFRTAEGYKLFSVALNNDVLFEVDEAKEDSAWSVVVRGTASLVQDIWEIQHADRLPLKPWVPTLKHNYVRIDFNEMSGRAFVLGDEPDRY; via the coding sequence ATGGAAAAGCCAATTATTACAGTACTGACAAAAGCAGAATGTTTAGAGAAAATCGCCTCAGTCACACTCGGGCGATTGGTCGTGCGTCGTAAAGACGACATGGACATTTTCCCCATCAACTTCGTGCTCGACGGGGAAAAAATTTATTTCCGCACCGCCGAAGGCTACAAGCTCTTTAGCGTCGCACTCAATAATGATGTGCTCTTTGAAGTCGACGAAGCCAAAGAAGACTCCGCATGGAGCGTTGTAGTGCGCGGCACCGCAAGCCTTGTGCAAGACATTTGGGAAATCCAACACGCAGACCGGTTGCCGCTCAAACCGTGGGTTCCAACCTTAAAACACAACTATGTTCGGATCGACTTCAACGAAATGTCCGGTCGCGCTTTCGTTCTCGGCGACGAACCTGACCGCTACTAA
- a CDS encoding DMT family transporter yields MNKWFILAIAVVAEVCATLLLKAALQSPVLYLIVVAGYVISYGALAVLLRRGVPLGVAYGIWGACGVALTALFGFILYDEPLSPLSSVGIAFIIAGIALVETGSHPKVATQ; encoded by the coding sequence GTGAATAAATGGTTTATCCTCGCCATCGCCGTGGTGGCTGAGGTGTGCGCGACTTTGCTGCTCAAAGCTGCACTGCAGTCCCCTGTGCTGTACTTGATTGTCGTTGCCGGTTACGTGATTTCTTATGGGGCTTTAGCAGTACTGTTGCGCCGGGGTGTGCCCTTGGGGGTCGCTTATGGGATTTGGGGCGCGTGTGGGGTGGCGCTGACTGCCCTGTTCGGGTTCATACTGTACGACGAACCTTTGTCCCCCTTGTCTTCTGTGGGCATTGCGTTCATTATTGCGGGCATCGCGCTGGTGGAAACTGGCTCTCACCCGAAGGTGGCAACACAATGA
- a CDS encoding DMT family transporter, whose amino-acid sequence MMAWWFLVGAIAAEVAATLGLKVATVHRWVFGFVAAGYVTAFVLLSYALAYGMPIGVAYGLWTAFGVALTALFARWIFAEPLTRRMMAGIGLIIVGVLCVELGA is encoded by the coding sequence ATGATGGCATGGTGGTTTTTAGTAGGGGCGATTGCTGCTGAGGTTGCCGCAACGTTGGGGTTGAAGGTGGCAACTGTGCATCGGTGGGTGTTTGGGTTTGTTGCCGCAGGCTATGTTACGGCTTTTGTGCTGCTGTCGTATGCGCTGGCTTATGGCATGCCGATTGGTGTCGCCTATGGTTTGTGGACTGCGTTCGGGGTGGCGCTGACCGCCTTGTTCGCCCGGTGGATTTTTGCTGAGCCGCTAACCCGCCGCATGATGGCGGGTATTGGGCTGATTATTGTGGGGGTTTTGTGTGTGGAGCTGGGTGCTTAA
- a CDS encoding DsbA family protein, giving the protein MSTKIKNPNQKSSGFLLAIVALLIIAIAVVGYVVVSGKKAAADKYANLEKEPVAFGVKVEDNAIVLKSDKAAADAKHVEVYEDYSCSYCAKLAKDTDAQMKQLIEDGKVIVHVRSLNFLDRADSGHSTKAGATAYSVAKSGNAEAYWNLRARMMNDQEKIYGVWDEDIFSQVARGYGASDSIAAEVKEMKGAEEFISVAQANADKLKKATDSVSSPRVFIDGKELEGTEVFSWPSQI; this is encoded by the coding sequence ATGAGCACAAAAATTAAAAACCCGAATCAGAAGAGCAGCGGCTTCTTGCTGGCAATTGTTGCCCTTCTTATCATTGCGATCGCCGTGGTTGGCTATGTTGTTGTTTCCGGCAAAAAGGCTGCTGCTGATAAATACGCCAACCTTGAGAAGGAGCCTGTGGCTTTCGGCGTGAAGGTTGAAGATAATGCGATTGTGCTGAAGTCGGATAAGGCTGCCGCGGATGCTAAGCACGTGGAAGTCTATGAGGATTATTCCTGCTCTTACTGTGCGAAGCTGGCGAAGGACACGGATGCGCAGATGAAGCAGCTGATTGAGGACGGCAAGGTTATTGTGCATGTGCGTTCCTTGAACTTCCTTGATCGTGCCGATTCAGGCCACTCCACGAAGGCAGGTGCTACCGCTTACAGTGTGGCAAAGTCGGGTAACGCCGAGGCGTACTGGAACCTTCGTGCGCGCATGATGAATGATCAGGAAAAGATTTATGGCGTGTGGGATGAGGATATTTTCTCTCAGGTCGCCCGTGGCTATGGCGCTTCCGACTCCATTGCTGCTGAGGTGAAGGAGATGAAGGGCGCTGAAGAATTCATTTCCGTTGCACAGGCGAATGCTGACAAGCTTAAGAAGGCAACTGATAGTGTGTCGTCGCCTCGTGTGTTCATTGATGGCAAGGAGCTTGAAGGCACTGAGGTATTCTCCTGGCCTTCCCAAATCTAG
- a CDS encoding MauE/DoxX family redox-associated membrane protein, whose translation MTVEDHQKQQVAGARRLSVSEIVSALCRFGLAAVWIAAGFSKLGKTVAESQAIAAYEIFTPEWSLFLAKIIGPVEIAGGVILLLGIFIRQSAKVSSWVLILFIVGIAQAWYRGLVIDCGCFGQTEITDGGMSYAWTILRDVAFLAMSVWLVYRPFTRFALHP comes from the coding sequence GTGACTGTCGAAGATCATCAGAAGCAACAAGTAGCAGGTGCCCGTCGCCTGAGCGTGTCCGAGATTGTCAGTGCGTTGTGCCGCTTTGGTTTGGCCGCAGTGTGGATTGCTGCGGGTTTTTCGAAGTTGGGCAAGACGGTAGCGGAGTCGCAGGCTATTGCGGCCTATGAAATTTTTACGCCCGAATGGTCGTTGTTCTTAGCGAAGATCATTGGTCCGGTGGAGATCGCCGGTGGTGTGATTTTGCTGTTGGGTATTTTCATCCGCCAGTCGGCGAAAGTGTCGTCGTGGGTGTTGATCCTGTTTATCGTGGGTATCGCCCAGGCGTGGTACCGCGGGCTTGTGATTGATTGTGGTTGTTTCGGCCAGACTGAAATCACTGATGGTGGCATGAGTTATGCGTGGACGATTCTGCGTGATGTTGCTTTCTTGGCGATGTCGGTGTGGTTGGTTTACCGCCCCTTTACTCGCTTTGCCTTGCACCCTTAA
- the pgm gene encoding phosphoglucomutase (alpha-D-glucose-1,6-bisphosphate-dependent) — protein sequence MAHPRAGQVASPHDLIDIAELVTAYYTRIPDPENPDQEVAFGTSGHRGSSLDTAFNEHHILATTQAIVDYRKANNINGPVFIGRDPHALSEPAMVSALEVLVANDVAVLVDAAGRYTPTPAVSHAILAHNAKLTGGVTGTDPRRADGIVITPSHNPPRDGGFKYNPPNGGPADTDATDWIAARANELMRGGLADVKRVSVTGVLDPRVGTFDYLEHYVADLPSVIDMAAIRDSGLSIGADPMGGASVDYWGRIAEVHGLNLTVVNPLVDATWRFMTLDTDGKIRMDCSSPDSMASLVHNREKFDIATGNDADADRHGIVTPDAGLMNPNHYLSVAIDYLFSHRPGWGTDAVGKTLVSSSMIDRVVANLGKKLIEVPVGFKWFVPGLIDGSIGFGGEESAGASFLRHDGTVWSTDKDGIILDLLAAEITAVTAKTPSQRYQELAAQFGAPCYARTDAEANREQKAVLKALSPEQVTATTLAGEPITQKLVAAPGNNAAIGGLKVCTENAWFAARPSGTEDKYKIYAESFLSEQHLVQVQQEAQALVSSVLGQ from the coding sequence ATGGCTCATCCTCGCGCAGGTCAGGTGGCTTCGCCGCACGATTTGATTGATATTGCTGAGCTGGTTACGGCGTATTACACGCGTATTCCGGATCCGGAGAATCCTGATCAAGAGGTTGCTTTTGGCACTTCAGGGCATCGCGGTTCGTCGCTGGATACAGCTTTTAATGAGCACCATATTCTGGCAACAACGCAGGCGATTGTTGATTATCGCAAAGCTAATAACATTAATGGCCCTGTCTTTATTGGGCGTGACCCGCACGCCTTGTCGGAGCCTGCGATGGTGTCTGCACTTGAAGTGTTGGTGGCAAACGATGTTGCAGTGCTTGTCGACGCCGCCGGCCGCTACACCCCGACACCTGCAGTGTCGCACGCTATCTTGGCGCATAATGCGAAACTCACTGGCGGGGTGACTGGCACTGACCCGCGCCGTGCTGATGGAATTGTGATCACCCCATCCCATAATCCGCCACGCGACGGCGGGTTTAAGTACAACCCACCGAACGGTGGCCCCGCCGATACTGATGCCACCGACTGGATTGCTGCCCGCGCGAATGAATTAATGCGGGGTGGTTTGGCGGATGTGAAACGTGTCAGTGTTACTGGTGTGTTGGATCCGCGCGTGGGCACCTTCGATTATCTTGAGCACTATGTGGCGGATTTGCCCAGCGTGATTGATATGGCTGCAATTCGTGATTCTGGTTTGTCTATTGGCGCGGACCCGATGGGTGGTGCTTCGGTGGACTACTGGGGCCGAATCGCTGAGGTACACGGATTGAACTTGACGGTGGTGAATCCACTGGTGGATGCCACCTGGCGGTTTATGACGTTGGATACCGATGGCAAGATCCGGATGGATTGCTCCTCGCCTGATTCCATGGCCTCGCTGGTGCACAACCGTGAGAAGTTCGACATCGCCACCGGCAATGACGCTGATGCTGACCGCCATGGCATCGTTACTCCTGATGCGGGTTTGATGAACCCCAACCACTATCTTTCCGTGGCTATTGATTACCTGTTTAGCCACCGCCCTGGCTGGGGTACGGATGCTGTGGGCAAGACTTTGGTCAGCTCTTCCATGATCGACCGGGTGGTGGCGAATTTGGGGAAGAAGCTTATTGAAGTTCCTGTGGGATTCAAGTGGTTTGTGCCTGGTTTGATTGATGGGTCGATTGGTTTTGGTGGTGAGGAGTCTGCTGGGGCATCCTTCTTGCGCCATGATGGCACCGTGTGGTCGACCGATAAAGATGGCATCATTCTTGATCTGCTTGCAGCGGAGATTACGGCGGTTACGGCTAAGACTCCTTCGCAGCGCTATCAGGAATTGGCTGCACAGTTTGGTGCCCCTTGTTATGCCCGCACTGATGCTGAGGCGAACCGTGAGCAAAAGGCAGTGCTCAAGGCATTATCGCCTGAGCAGGTAACTGCCACGACGCTGGCGGGTGAGCCGATTACTCAGAAGTTGGTGGCTGCACCTGGTAATAATGCTGCTATTGGTGGGTTGAAGGTTTGTACTGAAAACGCATGGTTTGCTGCGCGTCCTTCGGGTACGGAGGATAAGTACAAGATTTATGCTGAGTCGTTCTTGAGCGAGCAGCATCTTGTGCAGGTGCAGCAGGAGGCACAAGCGTTGGTGAGTTCTGTTTTAGGCCAGTAA